Proteins encoded together in one Myxocyprinus asiaticus isolate MX2 ecotype Aquarium Trade chromosome 21, UBuf_Myxa_2, whole genome shotgun sequence window:
- the fuom gene encoding fucose mutarotase has product MVMLKGIPSILTPQLLYVLAQMGHGDELVLADANFPTASVCKCGPVEIRADGVSIPELLQAILKLFPLDTYDDSAAVMDLVQSDKLKGLKVPVWDQYSDLLKQAGSDGSFKLVERFAFYERAKNSFAVVATGETALYGNLIIKKGVITSGEQC; this is encoded by the exons ATGGTTATGCTAAAAGGAATACCATCAATACTTACACCTCAATTATTGTATGTTTTGGCGCAAATGGGTCATGGAGATGAACTAG ttcttGCAGACGCAAATTTTCCAACCGCATCTGTTTGTAAATGTGGTCCAGTGGAGATAAGAGCAGATG GTGTGAGTATACCAGAACTGTTGCAGGCAATATTGAAGCTTTTTCCTCTTGATACCTATGATGATTCG GCAGCTGTCATGGACCTTGTGCAGAGTGACAAACTGAAGGGACTGAAAGTGCCTGTATGGGACCAGTACTCTGACCTCCTGAAACAAGCAGGATCAGAT GGTAGCTTCAAGTTAGTTGAGCGGTTTGCTTTTTATGAGCGTGCCAAGAATTCGTTTGCTGTAGTGGCAACAGG GGAGACTGCACTGTATGGAAATCTCATCATAAAGAAAGGAGTAATCACGTCTGGTGAACAATGCTGA